The genomic region AGCCGGGTCGTCGCCAGCAAACAAAAGCTGCCAACGTAGTATTTAATTTGCATTAAATATATAATTTATTTAATTATAAAATACCACATGTGTGTGTGGTGATAATTAATTGTCAGGCAATGATATAGTGCTTATGGGCCTCTCAGCAAGGCAGGCTACTCCATAGTGGTAACAGCGCTGAGAATATCCAGGCAAAGGGGGGCGAAAACCGCACGGCCAAAACATTCAAGGCGACAAGGCTGTATTGAGGGCGAATCCAGCGTTTATAACTGGCCGCGAGTGCCGCCGAATCGGGCAGCCAAGTTGTTTGCCATGTTTTCCCGCTTACCTTTGCTGCACATGCTGCTCTTCACGTCCCGCTATTATTACGCCGCCACCTATTACGCTCCCCTCCGGAGCGGAGCGGCCACGGCGTATGCGAGGAACTGAGTAGAGCACATCACCCTCCCCAACGTCTTTCAAGCCTGCCTCCGCTTCCTGCGGAGGCAGGCTTTTTCTTTTTCCACCTTTTCCTTTTTCGTTATGCAGTCTGTTTCTGCCGCTCCCGTTGCTTCCGATGCCCTTCCGCTGCTCACCCAGGTCTATGCCGACTACACCGCCGCCGATCAGCACGTGTGGCAGCTGCTCTTTGACCGCCAGATGGCCCTGCTGCCCGGCCGCGCCGCCGAGGCGTTTCTGGAGGGTGTGCGCCGAGTGGGCTTCACCCGCGACGCCATCCCCGATTTCCGGGAGGTGAACCCCCGCCTGCAGGAGCTGACCAGCTGGGAGCTGGTGGTAGTGCCCGGCATCGTGGACGACGCCGTGTTCTTCCAACTGCTGGCCGACCGCAAATTTCCCGCTACCACCTGGCTGCGCACCCTCGAACAGCTCGATTACCTCGAAGAGCCCGACATGTTCCACGACGTGTTCGGCCACGTGCCGCTGCTGACGGATGCCGGCTTCACCGACTTCCTGCAGAAACTGGGCGCGGCCGCCGTGCACCACGGGCAGCGTTGGCCCGGCACGCTGGAGCAGTTCACGCGCCTGTACTGGTTCACGGCCGAGTTTGGCCTGATTCAGCAGCCCGACGGCCTGCGCATCTACGGGGCCGGGCTGCTGTCGTCGCACGGGGAGGTGAAGTTCAGCCTCAGCGAAGCGCCCACCCGCCTGCCCTTCACCCTCGACGGCGTGCTGGATACGCCCTTCGAGAAAGACAAATTCCAGGACCTCTACTTCGTGCTCACCGACATGCAGCAGCTCCCCGAAAGCCTGGCTCAGCTTCAGGCGCGTCTGCTGGAGTAGGTTTTGGGTGAGGAGGTGATGGACAATGTTAAACGTCATGCAGAGGGGCAGACGAAGCATCTCGCGTGCGGACGTTGCTCCATAACCCAGGGTTTAAACCCTGAGCTACGGAGCGGTTGAGGTTGCCAAATACTGCAGCCTCAGCACGCGAGATTCCTCGCAGGCTCGGAATGACGGGCTACTTTGTCCAACACCTCATCAATACCGCCAGCCCAGCCGGCGGTAGATGAAATGCAGCAGCCACAACGGGCCGATGAGCAGAAACTGCAGGTCCTTGAGGAAGCTGGGCTTCTTGCCTTCCACCTTGTGGCCCCAGAACTGCCCAACCCAGGCCAGCACGAACACGATTAGGCACACAGCCCACAGCGGCAGAGCTGCCCCGGAATCCACCACGCGCAACCCCAGCGCCATAACCACCCACACTAGCACCATGCCCACCGCCAGCCGCCCCGAGAGGCGCACATAGTACGCCACGGCCAGCACCATCACCACGGTAGCCCAGTTCAGCCACGGGCTGATATTCTGCACTGCCGCCGGTACCGGCACCGACCACAGCAGGCCCAGAATGGCGAACATTATCAGCGGGACGCACACCCAGTGCACCAGCTTGTTGGTGGGGTTCTGGTGGCTTTCGGCGTACTCGTTCAGCAGCCGCTGAACCGGAGAAACGAGGGCGGTAGACATGGTGCAGTGAGTTGGCGGGGGCTAAAAGGTAGCAGATTCCCGGCGGCCTGGAAAGCCCTGCCCAGCTGTAGAGACGCGACACTTCGCGTCTCGGCGCGTGCTGACGTTGTTCAGGCCATGCGGTGCCGGTTGTCTGGATAATACACGTCGGCGCGTGCTGGCGTTATGCCGGTGGCGTGGTTCCAGTTGTTCTGGCGAAAGACGCGAAGTGTCGCGTCTCTACAGCCGTTCAAGCTGAAACAAAAAAAGGCTGCCCAAGCGGGCAGCCTTTTTTACGCATTGCTGGAAAACCACCGGCTGTCGGAACGCATCCGTGCAATCCGATGAATCCGGCTAAATCCGTGATTTATTTCAGCTTCAGGCTC from Hymenobacter canadensis harbors:
- a CDS encoding DUF962 domain-containing protein, with translation MSTALVSPVQRLLNEYAESHQNPTNKLVHWVCVPLIMFAILGLLWSVPVPAAVQNISPWLNWATVVMVLAVAYYVRLSGRLAVGMVLVWVVMALGLRVVDSGAALPLWAVCLIVFVLAWVGQFWGHKVEGKKPSFLKDLQFLLIGPLWLLHFIYRRLGWRY
- the phhA gene encoding phenylalanine 4-monooxygenase, yielding MQSVSAAPVASDALPLLTQVYADYTAADQHVWQLLFDRQMALLPGRAAEAFLEGVRRVGFTRDAIPDFREVNPRLQELTSWELVVVPGIVDDAVFFQLLADRKFPATTWLRTLEQLDYLEEPDMFHDVFGHVPLLTDAGFTDFLQKLGAAAVHHGQRWPGTLEQFTRLYWFTAEFGLIQQPDGLRIYGAGLLSSHGEVKFSLSEAPTRLPFTLDGVLDTPFEKDKFQDLYFVLTDMQQLPESLAQLQARLLE